CTACTGGATATTAACCCAATTCCACCGTTTACATGAAATTCTTTACTGTTACCATCTTTTTGATAAATATCCAAAACTGATGAAGCTCTTCCGCCATATCGCGCTGGAATTCCACCTTTATACAATTTTAAATCTTTGATAGCATCAGGATTAAAAACAGAGAAAAATCCAAAAACATGTGAAGAATTGAAAATCGTTGCTTCATCTAATAAAATTAAGTTTTGATCAGCTCCACCACCTCGAACATTAAATCCAGAGGCACCTTCGCCAGCATTGGTAACACCAGGCAATAGTAAAATAGATTTTAAAACATCAACTTCTCCCAATACAACGGGCATTTTTTTGATTGCAGAAATGGAGAGTTTATTCACGCTCATCTCTGGTTTTTTGATGTCAATTTTGGTTTTATTATCGGTGATAATTACTTCCTTTAAAATGGTTTCATTACCCACTAGTTTGAAATTTCGAATCGTATTTTGGTTCAGATCAATAGATTCTTCAAGCGTTTGAAAACCCAAGTAACTTACCTGTATGGTGTAAATTCCCTTAGGAACTGTAATTGAAAAAAATCCATATTCATTAGTTGTAACACCTGTTTTTAAACTTGGTAAAACAACATTTACACCTATTAAAGACTCGTTACTGCTTGCATCGATTATAGTCCCACTAAGGGTGAATTTTTCCTGAGCAAAAGAGCAAAATGACGTTAGTACAACTATAAAGTACAGAATGTATTTTTTTGAGTTCATTGTTTTGTTTTTATCAGAATGAAAGTACAAATTACCTCAAATAGTTTGGTAATTTGCATATAACACATGTTAAGGTATTGCTAAGATAAAAAAAAGACAACTTTTTACAGTTGTCTTCTTTTTTTGTATCACTGTCCCGTCCTGAAATAGCGATACACAAAAACAATCGTTATGGAAGAATACACGAATTATGTAAAGCGCACCCAGCGAGATAACAGCATGTCCTTAAAACTTCAAATCGTTAGAGAAGTTGAGCAAGGTAGTTCATCAATTACCCAAATTAGAAAACAATATGGCATTCAAAGCCATGCTACAGTTCTGGGCTGGTTACGAAAATTTGGTAACTTTGATTGGGAAAACCAACCCCCTTTGAATATGGCAAAGTCACCCGAACAAAAAATTATGGAACTTGAAGTCCAAGTCAAGCTATTAGAAAAACAAAAGGCTCTTTTAGAACGACAAGCTTACGTTGCAGATAAAAAAGCAATCTTGTTTGACATGATGATTGATTTAGCTGAGAAAGAATATCATATAGATATCCGAAAAAACTCTGCACCCGAACAATCGCCCGCTTTAGAGCAAAAGAACAAAAAACAGTAGCGTTTACCTGTTATTTGTTCGGGATAGACAGACAGGTTTATTATCGAAAGACTAGAAGAATAGCATCCAAACAAAACAAAGCCAAAGAAGTGATTTTGATGGTGAATAATATCAGGAAGACAATGCCTAGAATAGGTACTCGAAAACTATATTATCTTTTGTTTGATAAACTTCAATTAATGAAAATTGGAAGAGATAAGTTCTTTGATATACTCAGAGCCAATCATTTATTGATACATCCTAAACGAAGTTATCATGTAACGACTAACTCACATCATCGATTTAATAAACATCAAAATCGAATTCTAGATTTAGAAATTAACAGACCAGAGCAAGTTTGGGTCTCTGATATAACCTATATAGGAAAAAGAGATAATCCTTGCTATTTAAGCTTAGTCACAGATGCTTATTCTAAAAAGATTATGGGATATTATGTTGCCGATAACATGAACACAGAAAGCAGTTTGAAGGCTTTTAAAATGGCTCTTAAACACAGAAACAACAAAAACTTACCATTGATACATCATTCAGACAGAGGGATTCAATATTGTGCTA
This portion of the Flavobacterium sp. CECT 9288 genome encodes:
- a CDS encoding IS3 family transposase; translation: MFGIDRQVYYRKTRRIASKQNKAKEVILMVNNIRKTMPRIGTRKLYYLLFDKLQLMKIGRDKFFDILRANHLLIHPKRSYHVTTNSHHRFNKHQNRILDLEINRPEQVWVSDITYIGKRDNPCYLSLVTDAYSKKIMGYYVADNMNTESSLKAFKMALKHRNNKNLPLIHHSDRGIQYCANDYQMQLNKNKILCSMTQNSDPYENAVAERINGILKQEFRIDKYNQKAEIMQKIVKEAIDIYNEIRPHYSNYMLTPNQMHHQNKIKMRTYKTKNSSKPELATV